The region GACCATCCACAATAAAGAAATAGCGAGATTTCAATTCGTATCGAAAAGGACTCAATTTACAGCTTGTGTAGTTTATAGATAGATATAAAAAGAAATGTTATATACGAAAACAACGGTCAAATATGCACATGTTTATCATTTAAATGTGTAGTATTTGACCGGAAATACTAGTCAGGAGACTTACAAGTTTCTTTTTAGCGGAAACGGATTTACAACAATCATGACTCGTGTCATCATAAGATTCATGAATTCCTTCATTTCCACAACTCTTCATTTCGACAACCAAGATATCCTCTAGGATATGCAGAGCGTATTTTGTGTGCAAACCCTAGCTGTCATAGTATGGTGATTTTTCCAACACCCATAATGGTGTATTAATACATTATAGGTAGGATTTAAGAGGGCAAGCTAATGAGCCAACGGGCTAATTAACATCCTTATGGGTAGACCCGATGAAATAGCTATTTCCAACGAAAATAAATGCATCAACAGGAGTCTACGAATCAAATGCATGATAGAGATTCAAACTTTACTCATAAACATGTATTTTCAAATGCCACAAACATAAAACTAGAAATTTGCCAGTTACGAATCAAACTTATGCGCACGCTGTCCGTGGAGATCGAAAATGTGACTGATGAGGAATGAATTCGTATCCACACGTTACATCCTGAGTCTATTGGACCCGCTCATCCAAACGTGGAGTACTCCACACATTTGTATCAATTCGCATGGATAACTCACGTGTGAAGTTGCATGGACAACTCATATGACAAAACCACATATGCAGatagacatatatatgtataatacaTGACTAAAGAAGTTCAACCATGGAATCTGCTATGCTACAAATATATAATGTTAACTAGCATCTGAGAGATGCTTATAACATTGTACTAGCGTATGAAAATGCACAACTTAGTTATGGTGTGAAAATAGCAATTAAAACATAGAATAACACATATGAAACCCATATGTACAATTATGGTACCTGAACATATACTTATCACGCCTCATATATATGGGAGCTCCGTATACATAGTATGTGATAAactataaaaatttggaaaaaaatttattcattGAGCTCAAAGTCTTAACTTATATCGGTCCAAACGTAATTCCATTCTTTTAGAACCGCTTTTCCACGTAAGGAACCCCTCCAAATGGTTCAAATCCATTCAAAAGAATTATTTAGGCCGTCAAATAATACCACTAAACTCAACTCCTATTTTATCTATCTTGAATAAGTTTTCAAAGtcaatccaaaactcaattTCCTTTTCGAGCCCTCATTTTTTCtatattatcttttttattatttatattacagtccttttctattattttatatgtGATTTCTAGCGAGAACACAcgaatagaaacttcaaaatcccttaaattaagtATATCTCTTAATCGACTTtgtatttaaatcgaaaaacttgggtctaattttcaaattttggattgagatcaaaaaattccttttttttttttaataatttcttttgtttattcttcCTCCATGTTTTCTAgttctatatttgacttggcaaatcttaataaaataaataaaatgagaaatgaatttttacttaataataaataaaataatataaaatggtaattatgtcttggttttcaaactatataacttacaagtaaaagtggacatatatttttagtataatggacaaataaaaatggacggaggtcATTCCTATAAGatttatgctattctataattattaaattcaatttaaatcactttactacttaaattgtgatgggAGATTGATCTTGCttagaaaaaaacataaaatttttgatttatttttgagaacttgtagtttatctaattctacatttacttatgggagtatttacctattgaagagtttttctattatttttcttattttgattggcgTAATTCCCTTGTTGAAGATGttgttttacttgtgcaaattcattttttaatatacataagagatgcaagtcccttggtcaaaatgttgattttacttctgTTAATGGGTGTTAATGagtgtgattccttgtttaagatgctaattatgttcgttttttatttatttttgaggtgtaattttcatatttgtaaataaataaaaaaagcctattaagttgagccgaataaactaaaaagagataAACTCGACCTAAATACacgttcctaacaagatgtacattgaagaaaattgtggcacccgccaccttcaaatcctagatccgcctctggtTCAAATCCATTCAAAAGAATTATTTAGGCCGTCAAATAATGCCACTAAACTCAAATCATATTTTACTATGCAGTCAAGGTCAAAGTCAATCCAAAACTCAACTCCGAGCCCATATAATCAAGCCTAGAAATAAATTACAGTCCTGAATCACTCAAAACCCGAGTCCAAAGCTACAAGTAGATCTTTAGTTCCACTTTGTTTACTAGATCAAATccttaattttcaaattttaggaCTTAGTCCAAAAAATCCCTCAAATTCTCATTCAAATATGTGTAGTTCATTGGGCAAATTCGAGTTTAGAACACGCAGACATTTTTACTTTATCAAATCATTTAATTATAATGGTAGCGTAGTTTAACGTTTTTTTCAAAGGTGGAAGTGAAGATTGATATCATTTAAGATGACAATTTATTTTAGATCATTAATCGAGGAGATGGAGAGATTGatgcgctttttttttttggggtggggtggggtgggcgAAATGGAGGCTCGCCGTGTGCAACAAGAAAGTGTCGCCAAGGCTTAAAGAGTAGACCctatttttattaaaagaaaaaattgtgatatatatgtttatttggTCTATTTTTAATGCCACGTTCGGGAGATGAATGTGGCGGAGTTCATTAATTAATATGGATGTGTGGGCAAGAACAATAGGAGGATAGGATTAATAATGAATTTTACGGGAAAGGGGTTCAATTTATTCGGAAAAGATGAGGACAACAATATAGCTGGTCAATCACGTGCACTAAAActttttttgagattttttttataaaaataggagaggtagaggtagatcTCAAGTTTTGTGACACAATTTGATTAGACGGAGACAAATTTTATTAATTGTATCCGACATACCttgaatctttaagtttttgaTTAGGATAGATGGTTAGTAGGTAATAGAGTACATTAAAAATGATTTAGGGTGGTcgcgtaattttttttaaataatgtgTATTGATATATAACAtgcatttattttattcatttgaCTCATTGCCTTTTTTTTCTACGTTTACGTTTCTGCATCGATTACATTTCTTTTTGAGTTGAGGATCTATAGGAAAAAGTCTCTCTATCACATAAAGGTAGAGGTATggtctgcgtacatcttaccctccccagaccccatttGTGAGATTAtaatgggtatgttgttgttgttgttgttgtagcatGCTTTAATGTAAATATCGAGTgcatataattatttattcaaatTAATATCATAATATGTCGGTAATTATATAGCGTCACACTCACATTCCTAATGCTTTGACCCGTATAATACCTTTCAAATGGTCTCTAGTAAGAACTTATTATAAAAgtctattttttcaaaatattctgtAGTAACGATATAAAATATCCTCCGGTGAAACATGTTGAATatttcaattcaaaatattaaagagGTATGTGTAATTATTCCAtcaattatttgaaaatcaaagtGCCTCCTAACGAAAATCATCcaccaaaatattcaataacAAAAAAAGATGTTACTATATACCTCTTTATTCAAAATTTGATTTCTCTTCTATGGGTTGAATAATTTTCATCCCTCGTTCATATTCTCTTAGAAGTTGGATCctagattttcttttctaaatttttttctttgaaaaaaactaaaataaaaatgagaaatcttataattaatataatataaataatttacatGTTTAAAGTGTAGGAAAGTAATAGTAACAAATAGTTGGTATATCTTATTAAgtaatttttgttcatttcttatttataagttTTAGAAGATACATGTTTCAAAAACGTTTATTCTCTATTTCAATCAAATATgtgaataaaaatattttaacaaaaatgtttattttctttattaaatttcataaaagtaaatatgtaaAAACttcttatttataattttaattttaataattatatattaatataCATAGTTACGGTCTTAACTCTTACGGATAAACCTCATAGGTGCAAGTGTAGGATTTCTATATTATAAGGGGTTTAAGTGattaattttcaaatacaaGGGATGCATCTGAAAATGAGTCATATTACAGGGATGTTATTGTAACTAACTCAAAATTTATAAATGACAGATCCCTAAATTTCATCATCATTGATTCCCTTTTGGGAAATTTTCCAAACTTAGAGCAAAAATCCAATGGCAAACAGAAATATAACTTTACATTGAAGGGTAAAATTGTCATTTCACATCTCACTTGAGAGAACCACCAGAACAGAAAAGGAAGGTGGAGGGTCCATTTTCAGTttccactttttattttttatttttaatttcaaagttttaaattttttatttctaagtttTCCTCTCCTTAAACACTTTTCCCTCAGCAAACAAAACCACCAAAGACCACCAtatacccccacccccacttTACCCTTTTACTCAAACCCCACACCcaccaacacaacaactactactactGCCTTGTCATCTCTCAAATCCCATGTTAAACAAACTGGTTTCTTGATCCAAACATCATGTTACTACTTCTTGCTATTATTACCAACTCATTTTGTCCAAAGGTACCCTTCacattttcttgaaataacaAGTGTTTTTGAGCTTTGTTTTGTGAAATGACCTTTTTGTTAGGAATGTGAATGTGGGGTGTTTTTGCTTTCTTGATTTAGTACaagggttgttgattttatgggGTGATTTGGGTTTTCTTGGATTCTGATTTGGGACATTTTTTTGTATGTAAAAAtggaatctttatatttttttgagctttgtGATCTGTTTCTTCTGTTTTGTGCAGTGATCTTTTTGTTAGGAATGTGAGTGTGGGCTGTTTTTGCTCTCTTGATTTAGTAGAATTTTCAGTATTTATGCTGATTTGGGGTTTCTTGGATCCTGATTTGGCACATTTTTTGAGGTTGAAAATGGAATCTTTTTGTTGAGTTTTTGAGTTTGTGATCTGTTTCTTCTGTTTTGTGCATTAGCCTTTTTGTTAAGAATGTGAGTGTGGgctgtttttgttttcttgattttagtACAAGGGGGGTTGATTTAATGGAGTGATTTTCAGTATTTTGGGTTTTCTTGGATCCTGATTTAGGACTTTTTTGTGTGTAAAAATGGAATCTTTATTTGAGTTTTGAGCTTTCTTGATCTGTTTCTCTGTTTTGTGCATTAACCTTTTTGTTAGGAATGTGATTGTGGggtgtttttgttttcttgatttagtACAATTTTATGGGTGATTTTCAGTATTTCTACCCATTTTGCTGATTTGGGACTTTTGTTTGTGTTTAAAAATGGAATCTTTATTTGAGTTTTGTACATTTTGGTCTTTGATCTCTTTTGGGTTGCTGAGTATATCTGCTTTTCTGGATTTAGTACAAGGGGTGTTGATTTTATGGGGTGATTTTCAGTATTAAAGTATTTCTATACATGGTAGATTCTTTTTGCCCATTTTGCTGATTTGGGTTTTCTTGGATCCTGATTTGAGACTTTTTCTTGAGTGTGAAAATTGAATCTTTATTTGGGTTTTGAAACATTTTGGTCTTTGGGACTCTTATTTTGTGtgtaaaaattgaatctttatttgatttttgtaCATTTTGGTCTCTGCGGTCGGGTTGCTGGGTatgtctgtttttttttttttatttatttatttatttttgggatCTATGGAACTCTTTGTCGGTAGTTGCTGTGTGAACACCCACCACATAGTTAGTTTAAGGATGTTAATAGCTTACTACTGTTATTCAAGAAGACCTTTTAATAGAACTGATTGAAAGAGATATACTTCAGATTTGCTTGTCTCCATTGATTGCAATTTGGAAAAGATATCCAGACCTGTATGTTGTGAATACTGTTTAAGGCCACTGCTCTATTGTATCTCCTTCTATCCCAGACTAAGTggttcaattaaaaaaaaaaaaaaagagaatacgGGTATTCTATAATGGTTTACAACATCTTCAgatctcttttcattttcccACTCCTCATTCTTGTTAGTCATTTTCTCTTGCTCATTAGTTGCAAATTGGAAAATAGTTGATACTTCTATTGGTGTTTACTTCCTTTGTTAGTTAAACTACTCTTAATTTTGcctaaataataatttttttattattgaagTTAAGcttgaagtatttaaatttgAAGTTAACAATGAGATATAAAAGGCTGATCATAGCCTTTGATGCTTCTTGTTTTTATCTTCCCAATGCGATGAGATGCTTATATGGTGCTTCTGTTGAATAGGTATAACGTTACTGGTGAAATTGGTCCACTGAGGTGGTTTTAGAGCCTGTTATCAAGTTTTTATTCGTGAATAAACGCTGTTGTGTACGTGCATTGCAATTGGCATCTGCTGATATAGCTAGGTTGGCCTAATGGGTTCTCGGTTCCCATCTCATAAGTTGGGCAATGGCCTTTATGTATCTGGCCGGCCTGAACAGCCAAAAGAAAAGACTCCAACTATGAGTTCAGTTGCCATGCCTTATACTGGTGGTGATATCAAAAAGTCCGGAGAACTCGGGAAAATGTTTGATATCCCAACTGGAGGGGCACGGAAATCCGGACCTATTAACAATGCCCCAACAAGAACGGGATCATTTGGTGGTGCTGCTTCTCATTCCGGTCAACTAAACTCAAGCAACCGCATGGTTTCTGGTGGTACTGGATCTGTTTCTTTGAAAAAGACAAACTCTGGGCCTCTAAATAAACACGGGGAGCCTATAAGGAAGTCGAGTGGGCCCCAACCTGGAGGGGCTCCTGTTAGTTCCCGCCAAAATTCTGGCCCGATTCCTCCAGTTCTACCTACCACGGGCCTCATTACATCCGGGCCCATTTCTTCAGGCCCACTAAATTCAGCTGGTGCTCCGCGGAAGGTGTCGGGTCCGTTGGATTCCACTGGCTCAATCAAGCTACAAAGTTCTATTGTTAATAACCAGGCGGTTACTAAGCTAAGCCATGGTGAAGAATATTCCTTCCGAAAGAGCTTCCCGAAGTCAATACTTTGGTCTATAATTCTTCTATTTGTGATGGGATTTATTGCTGGGGGATTTATTCTTGGTGCTGTTCACAATCCCATTCTGCTTGTCGTTGTTGTTATCCTCTTTGCCATTGTTGCTGCAGTATTCACATGGAATACTTGTTATGGAAGAAGTGCTATTGTTGGTTTCATTTCTCAGTACCCTGATGCTGAGCTTAGAACTGCAAAAGATGGTCAATTTGTTAAAGTATCTGGTGTAAGTTTTTTCTTGATAATGCAAAATTCATTCTGCGCATTTTCAGTTATCACTATTCATATTCTAGACAATATTACTCACTTGAATATTATGGTTGCTGTATTTTAATGATACCGCTAATCATAGTCAGAAGTTATACACATAAGCGCGCATACATATAGGTATTTACCATTATCAGTGTAAGAAAATTCTTCCTATGTGTATCTCAGAGCCAACAAAGACAAATATTTGGGATACGAAATTGAAGAGCTAAAAGTTTGAGGTCATAGGATTTTAAAATTCTGGACGTGCAATTTAGTCAATTGGCCCAATACTTTCATAATATATTTTGGTCAATTGGCCCAATACTTTCATGATATATTTTGGTCAATGGAGACTTAAAAAAAGGAAACGACCATAAAGTTTGTCATATCTGTTATGCAACTTTCACCTTTGCTGTGTATAGATAAATCATATACTAGACAGGATCTGTAACACAGTAGTGCAAACATTTCTACTTGCTGTTTAGGACAATTATAGTTGGAGTCAATTCTGTGCTCTATCTCTATAAGTTTCTTTGTAGGTGAGTTCAGCtccttgaaaattttaaaatgctcTTGCGAGtagtttattaattttattgttgtttacaTTTGCCATAACTCTAACCTTGTCTGTGTTGGATCCTGAAAATTAAACTCTCCGAATATTATGTCTTAACTATTACTTTATGGATTTGCAGGTAGTTACATGTGGAAATGTTCCTCTGGAATCTGCATTCCAGAAGGTTCCTAGATGTGTTTATACATCCACTAGCTTATACGAATACCGGGGTTGGGATTCAAAAGCTGCCAATCCAGAACATCGTCGTTTCACTTGGGGCCTTCGTTCCCTGGAGGTGGGAAGATAATTAACACACTTTTTTATTCATTTGGAAATatgccctcttttttttttttttttttttttttgagtgatcAGTTGGAACCTCGAGGAACCATCTCGCTGTCACCTTCTAAGTGAGTGAAGTAAAAGAAGCTTCTATGAGTCAAGATAAACTCTCCATTGTCAAAAAATGAGTCAAGATAAACTCATCTGCTGGCTCTATCTAGAGAGTGTATCAAAGATATCATAGAACTACATTCcttttcgaaaaaaaaagggCTTAGAACTACATGACCTAAAAAGTAATTTCTCACTTAACATGAAGAAGAATCCAGCTTAGGCGACTTcctatttcttgatttcaatGAAGTAGGTCTCCATAAATAGCAGGAGGACTCCAAAGCCTTGCATAAAAGGCACTTGCCTGGATTTCCTGCAAATATATTTCAGAGTGGCAACTTACCAAGATACTCTCAACTCAAAAagattactccctccgtttcaatttgttttccttaGTTTGACTTAGCACGGcgtttaagaaaattaataagACTTTTTTATcgtgtggtcttaaactaatgAGGTGTATGATGTACTAAAATGCCCtctgaatcttgtggtctatgCCATGTAGGATGTTGGATGTGAAGAGTTACTAAATAGAGAAATtggcattcttttttaaacagactaaaaagtaaagtaaaacaaacaaattgaaacaaagggagtTGTAATTTATAAATCTTACTACCCAGCATTTTATCTGCTATGAAATTATCGTGTTGATCTTCATTAATAAAAAACTATTGTGTTAATCAGGTGAGGAAAGCGCGGTTTAATTTAATGTAAGCCTTACATGTTGGGGATGAAGCAAACATATGATTACAGTAAAACAAAAGGCTTGATATGCTTCTTAACATACAAGTAATCACAAAACTAAAGGCTTTATatgcttttcttcttttctatgtGCAGAGGCATGTTACGGATTTCTACATCTCTGACTTCCAATCTGGATTAAGGGCATTGGTGAAAACTGGATATGGTGCAAGGGTAACCCCTTATGTTGATGAATCTGTTGTTGTGGACATCAATCCATCAAATAGGGACATGTCCCCCGATTTTATCAGGTGGCTAACTGCCAGAAATCTATCCAGTGATGACAGAATAATGCGATTGAAAGAAGGGTATGATTTTGACAATTTTAAACAATTGTGCATAATAATATAGGACAATTATATTTTTGGACCgctcaaaagaataatagccagcaaatgtatGGTTTtggtaaattaaaaaaaaaaaagtataaatatacatataatatacagattatatacacaaaatatactataaaaaaaaaagtataaatatacatataatatacagattatatacacaaaatatactaTAACAGTGTAtagtttttgtatattttggctagtgcccataattaattttggccgacgggccaaaaatgaaaaaagcctTAATAACATCTAGATGCAGATCCCCACCTTATATTGTCTTTGTGAAAATGTAGTGTCACTCTTGACTCTTTTCTCATCTACATTTGCAATCAGGTATATAAAAGAAGGTAGCACGGTCAGTGTAATGGGAGTTGTCCAACGAAATGATAATGTCCTTATGATTGTTCCTCCGCCTGAGCCGTTTTCAACAGGATGTCAGTGGGCTAAATGCATTCTTCCAGCCAGTCTGGATGGCGTTGTACTGAGATGCGAGGACAGTTCAAAGATTGATGTCATTCCAGTGTAGCCGATGAAGGCCCTACTGTTTTTGGTATGAAAGTTGTTGCAAAATCCTCTTTTCCGTAGTAATGAGGATGGCGTCTCCACTCGGTTAACAAGGTGTATAGTTTGTCAAtcctattttttgctttttttttttttcttttgcccgTAATGGTGTTGGTGTGATTAGTATTATAATAGAGGAAACGTGTTGATTAATGAGGATTTTTTGAGGGAGTTCTTATGGCCAGAgaacttttatatatttttattcatgTGGGGGCTTGTCAAAATCTGTTTGTcctgaaaaaaaaacaaggtatGTTTATTTGGTTTGATGAATTCTTTTGTGGCCTCTTAGCCACTTTCAAGGCTGTTGTTCTAGCAATGAACTCATTCCCACTTGCAGAAATATGTTGCTGCTAATTGCATATTGAAAAGTTGATGCTTTGAAGTTCAGGCAAGGAAAAAAATTTGACATTCTTGATACGATTGGAGTTTGATGCTAGATCAAGCTTAGTGCACGGGACCGTGCATAGCGGAAGCTTAGTGCACCCAGATTTgtgcatagcgggagcttaatGCATCGGGACCTTAGTGCACAGGTTTACCCGTTTTTCGAGCTTGATGCTAGATCAAGCTTAGTGTACCAGGCTCGTGCATAGCAAGAGCTTATGCACCCGACTGCACTGGAGTTTGATGCTAGATCAAGTATTTCTAGCTTCTCTCTATATGGTTTTCTACGACAATCTTGAGTATGAAGCTGACCGCAATTTTTTTGGAGTCTGATGGTAGATCAAGTATTTCTAGCTTTTACACACTATGTATATGGTTTTCAATCGACCAAAATCACTTTGTCTTCTTGACTACCACTCCTGTCTCAAACTACTTgatttttgtatgttatgagggtttaatttacttgtttaaatcaaaCTCTTTAAATTCTCAATAACATGTTAGATGCTTGAAAATTGTCTTGCTCCATTTGGTGTGACACGATTCGGCTTTCTAATTATGAATGAACTCTCGGATGCGGTTATTTATGTAATTATAGGTAGAATTGTTTAGTTTTCTATATGTCAATAAACTGCAAATGTGATTTCAACTTACAATTTAGCAATCTTGACCTTAGAAGGAATTAATTAAGCAAAGCCGCAAAAATAGTAGTAGGTGATTATTGGAATTTTTTTAGACTATTATCGGAAAAAGTTGCTAATTTTACGTTGTTACTTAATGATCAATAGCAAAATATTTAACTGTGAATTTTATGGCTTGCAATTGacattaattgaaaaataataataataataataacaacaatagttagaacaacattaataataattattattattataacgCAATTTAAACTACAAAAGATTTGAGTCGATTAAACTAACACAATAACCAGTGTGGAAATCGTAGACCTTGTTGCTTTCAAGTTTGCACAATCCAACATGAGTTGTAATTCAACCCGACAATCATACATATGGGAACGGAGAATCTTGGACTTGCCGTTTGGACAtagtttgaaaccccaaatcatgcctttttggatgatatGAGATTTCATcacatgatttgaaaccatgagacgaaattgcatgtccaaacgctgatttcaaaccatgttttCAAATTGTATGtacaaacgcctactaaatagAAAACCAATCACATTTATCATAACAAAGAAATCTTGGCAATGTCTCGAATGACCTTGCGAAGATTAAAAGTTATTCAAAGAACAAATGAGAAGATTTTTCCTCTCAATATTTCAAAATTATCACCAATTTGAGTAACTAATTAATGGAACAATTATAAGCATGTCCTGTAATGAACTAATGCCAAAGAAACCCATAATATCCTTAAAATAAAAGTTACAACATCAATATCAAAATACATGCATTACAAATTGTACTGCACAcgcaaatattatattttttccgTATTGTGAATTATTTTACAATCTCTTCTTATGTCGTACACACTCAAATCTtgtattaatataaaaaataacttGTTCACAAATCAAACTACCCGGAGTGATAAATGTTTTGTAATTGACGTTTAAATATTTGTCACATTTCACTCTAGTATAATTTTGCTTACTATTgttattcaaaatatattataatttatcTTTACTTACGATTGTTTACCCAAACGTTTCAAGAATTTAGGTGAAACATCATTCCAAAAAATTGTTTGATTGGCCTCAGAATTCagttaggggttgtttggttctttggttagagttatgcagttATTAGTAATGCAAGATTAGTATGAGAGATTCTATGCATTATTTTATACATGGATTAGATATGCAGGATTTAGTTATTTCATATTCTatttgcataaaataatactcaAATTTCCTCTTAACCGATACAAGTACTCTTCTTAATTATgcgggtttctaaattgcaaactAAACACTATATTAGGCGTGTTGACTCTTATACATATTAAAAGTATGCAACCGAACATGATTACTTATGCAAAATTTAATATATGAATAATTTAGCTCCTAACAAGCAACCAAACGACTCCTTTAGAAGTTAGAACACCCAAATAATATAGTTACtactaaaattatttattacaagaaaaagaaaaagtaaaagtaaCACTCTATatctatttggagaaaatatttatccgAAATGACCCATATTTCTAATATTACACGAAATGACCCTtttatattactactatatataagggacaatcaaagggcttttgtagtcctcacaaaaatTTCCAACATATTCTCAAACTTTTTTATTAATAACTTTTAGGTCTTGACATTGTTTTCTAAAGTCAAATTTACTTTTTGTCCTAAATATGGTCTGCTCAATTTTTGTAATtctcacacaaaaaaaaaaaatattgtccaTTTTACCTCTATTTGAAGTTTGAATGATCTTGCAAGTTCTCAATATTTTGacaaatttgattaattatatGGGCCTCAAATATTATAAGGAGTGATGATGTCCCGGAAAATGTGATAGTAATCTCACAAAAGACCTATTTATTCAACAAAGTTTAAAAACAATCCAAAAGTTTGTTGTCTTTCTTTTATTGGAAAATGGTTATTAAGCTTGTgtcaaattaaaagaaaaactaaatttattatggacaagtaaaaaagttattacactaaaaaatattttttata is a window of Lycium ferocissimum isolate CSIRO_LF1 chromosome 12, AGI_CSIRO_Lferr_CH_V1, whole genome shotgun sequence DNA encoding:
- the LOC132038983 gene encoding uncharacterized membrane protein At1g16860-like, which gives rise to MGSRFPSHKLGNGLYVSGRPEQPKEKTPTMSSVAMPYTGGDIKKSGELGKMFDIPTGGARKSGPINNAPTRTGSFGGAASHSGQLNSSNRMVSGGTGSVSLKKTNSGPLNKHGEPIRKSSGPQPGGAPVSSRQNSGPIPPVLPTTGLITSGPISSGPLNSAGAPRKVSGPLDSTGSIKLQSSIVNNQAVTKLSHGEEYSFRKSFPKSILWSIILLFVMGFIAGGFILGAVHNPILLVVVVILFAIVAAVFTWNTCYGRSAIVGFISQYPDAELRTAKDGQFVKVSGVVTCGNVPLESAFQKVPRCVYTSTSLYEYRGWDSKAANPEHRRFTWGLRSLERHVTDFYISDFQSGLRALVKTGYGARVTPYVDESVVVDINPSNRDMSPDFIRWLTARNLSSDDRIMRLKEGYIKEGSTVSVMGVVQRNDNVLMIVPPPEPFSTGCQWAKCILPASLDGVVLRCEDSSKIDVIPV